Proteins co-encoded in one Deltaproteobacteria bacterium genomic window:
- the hslV gene encoding ATP-dependent protease subunit HslV, whose protein sequence is MGRVGEFRGTTVVAVRKDGVTAVAADGQVSIGDTVIKKGARKVRKMYDDRVIVGFAGSTADAMTLFDRLEKKLQECRGNLMRAAVELAKDWRTDKVLRPLEALMIAADGGSLFLISGSGDVIEPDDGLLAIGSGGAYALAAARALLKHSRQGARDIALESLKIASAICVYTNEEIIVEEITE, encoded by the coding sequence ATGGGGAGAGTCGGTGAGTTTCGGGGAACGACGGTTGTCGCTGTGAGAAAGGACGGGGTTACCGCCGTGGCGGCAGACGGTCAGGTATCGATCGGCGACACGGTGATAAAGAAAGGTGCCAGGAAGGTTCGAAAAATGTACGACGACAGGGTTATCGTGGGGTTTGCAGGATCTACCGCCGACGCCATGACGCTCTTTGACCGTCTCGAGAAGAAACTTCAGGAGTGCAGGGGAAACCTGATGAGAGCGGCTGTTGAGCTTGCAAAAGACTGGAGGACGGACAAGGTGCTCAGGCCCCTGGAGGCACTGATGATCGCTGCTGATGGCGGGTCACTGTTTTTGATATCTGGCTCAGGGGATGTCATCGAACCCGATGACGGGCTCCTGGCAATAGGGTCCGGCGGGGCATATGCACTCGCGGCGGCAAGGGCCCTGCTTAAGCATTCCCGGCAGGGCGCCAGGGATATCGCCCTGGAATCACTGAAGATAGCGTCTGCGATTTGCGTGTACACCAACGAAGAGATCATCGTGGAGGAGATAACGGAGTGA
- the hslU gene encoding ATP-dependent protease ATPase subunit HslU, with amino-acid sequence MTPRQIVEILDKFIVGQKEAKKSVAIALRNRWRRQQVSSGLRDEIFPKNIIMIGPTGVGKTEIARRLSKLADAPFIKVEASKFTEVGYVGRDVESIIRDIADTAVNMIKKDEFERVKVRAREMAEERILDLLLPGKRPRVHGRDEAYEAGEENDTKEKLRSLLHDGKLDDRLVEVEVKESQVPVIDIVGVGAGQEMDEGIREMLGNLFPKRSKRKKVKVKEALEILTAEEAQRMIDMEKVKKMAVEKVEQSGIVFIDEMDKVAGKSSGVGPDVSREGVQRDLLPIVEGSHVNTKYGMIKTDHILFIAAGAFHVNKPSDLIPEMQGRFPIRVELDSLSVDDFIKILKEPENALVKQYCELLKTESVELQFTDDAIEMVAKMAYEVNEKTENIGARRLHTVMEKLLEEISFEAPEISGTKIVINGAYVEEKLKGLVKDTDLSKYIL; translated from the coding sequence CTGACGCCCCGGCAGATCGTGGAGATACTTGACAAATTCATCGTCGGCCAGAAAGAGGCGAAAAAGTCCGTTGCGATAGCATTGAGGAACAGGTGGCGGCGTCAACAGGTCTCATCCGGCTTGAGAGACGAGATCTTTCCGAAGAACATTATCATGATCGGCCCGACGGGGGTCGGGAAGACGGAAATCGCAAGGAGACTCTCCAAGCTCGCTGATGCCCCCTTCATCAAGGTGGAGGCCTCTAAGTTCACCGAGGTGGGGTACGTGGGAAGGGACGTTGAATCCATAATAAGGGATATCGCCGACACTGCCGTCAACATGATAAAGAAGGACGAGTTCGAGAGGGTCAAGGTGAGGGCGAGGGAGATGGCGGAAGAAAGGATCCTCGATCTCCTGCTCCCGGGCAAGAGACCCCGGGTTCACGGCAGGGATGAAGCTTATGAGGCGGGGGAGGAAAATGATACCAAGGAAAAGCTAAGAAGCCTTCTTCACGACGGCAAACTGGACGACAGGCTGGTCGAAGTAGAAGTCAAAGAGTCGCAGGTGCCCGTTATCGACATCGTCGGCGTTGGAGCGGGACAGGAGATGGATGAGGGGATACGCGAGATGCTGGGCAACCTTTTCCCGAAGCGGAGCAAGAGAAAGAAGGTGAAGGTCAAGGAGGCGCTTGAGATACTGACGGCGGAAGAGGCCCAGCGCATGATCGACATGGAAAAGGTGAAGAAAATGGCCGTGGAAAAGGTCGAGCAGTCAGGAATCGTCTTCATCGATGAAATGGACAAGGTGGCCGGGAAGAGCTCCGGGGTGGGGCCGGACGTTTCACGGGAGGGAGTGCAACGAGACCTGCTCCCTATAGTCGAGGGGTCTCATGTGAATACGAAATACGGGATGATCAAAACAGACCACATCCTCTTCATTGCCGCAGGGGCTTTCCACGTGAACAAACCTTCCGACCTCATTCCCGAGATGCAGGGAAGATTCCCGATACGGGTCGAGCTCGACTCGCTCAGCGTGGATGATTTCATCAAGATCCTCAAGGAACCCGAGAATGCCCTGGTGAAGCAATACTGCGAGCTGCTGAAAACGGAATCCGTCGAGCTGCAGTTTACCGATGATGCGATCGAGATGGTTGCAAAAATGGCCTATGAAGTAAATGAAAAGACGGAAAATATCGGTGCACGGCGTCTCCACACGGTTATGGAAAAACTGCTCGAGGAGATCTCATTCGAAGCCCCCGAGATTTCGGGGACAAAGATCGTGATCAATGGAGCCTACGTAGAGGAAAAGCTCAAAGGCCTCGTGAAAGACACGGACCTGAGCAAGTATATACTCTGA
- the argB gene encoding acetylglutamate kinase, with protein MEKEMKRAEILIEALPYIREFWGKTIVIKYGGAAMAEEELKSSFSDDVVLLRYIGLLPVIVHGGGPQIASTLKKMGKDTIFVRGMRVTDDETMDVVEMVLVGKVNKEIVALINSSGGIAAGLSGKDGNLLQARKYVIEPEKGDLVTPEMVDIGKVGIVERVNPRILSVLMEKGFIPVIAPVGVGEKGETLNINADFVAASIAKSLKAEKLILLTDVEGVQSGEGLISSLDVASAGRLIKEGGVSGGMIPKVECAIDALNGGVGKVHIIDGRIKHSVLLEIFTSRGIGTEVVPVA; from the coding sequence ATGGAAAAGGAAATGAAGAGGGCGGAAATACTGATCGAGGCGCTGCCTTACATCAGGGAGTTCTGGGGAAAGACCATCGTAATCAAGTATGGTGGTGCCGCGATGGCAGAGGAGGAATTGAAAAGCTCGTTTTCCGATGACGTGGTCCTCCTCAGGTACATTGGCTTGCTTCCCGTGATCGTCCACGGGGGAGGACCGCAGATAGCCTCGACCCTGAAGAAGATGGGAAAGGACACCATATTTGTCAGGGGGATGCGGGTAACCGATGACGAGACGATGGATGTCGTCGAAATGGTGCTCGTGGGGAAGGTGAACAAGGAGATCGTGGCCCTCATAAACAGTTCCGGGGGTATCGCGGCAGGGCTATCGGGCAAGGACGGAAATCTGCTCCAGGCAAGAAAGTATGTGATTGAGCCGGAAAAAGGAGATCTCGTCACTCCCGAAATGGTTGACATAGGAAAGGTGGGGATAGTCGAAAGGGTCAACCCCCGGATTCTGTCGGTTCTCATGGAGAAGGGTTTCATACCGGTGATTGCTCCGGTAGGTGTTGGTGAAAAGGGGGAGACGCTCAACATAAACGCGGACTTCGTCGCGGCATCGATAGCGAAGTCCCTGAAGGCGGAAAAGCTCATCCTCTTAACGGATGTGGAGGGCGTGCAGTCGGGGGAGGGGCTTATTTCATCCCTTGATGTGGCCAGCGCTGGTAGGCTCATAAAAGAAGGCGGCGTCTCCGGCGGGATGATCCCCAAGGTTGAATGTGCAATCGACGCCCTGAACGGAGGAGTGGGCAAGGTCCACATTATCGACGGGAGGATAAAACACAGCGTGCTCCTTGAAATATTCACATCCAGGGGAATTGGAACAGAGGTGGTCCCCGTTGCTTGA